One part of the Bombus terrestris chromosome 13, iyBomTerr1.2, whole genome shotgun sequence genome encodes these proteins:
- the LOC100649166 gene encoding uncharacterized protein LOC100649166 isoform X1 → MLFWILSCLNLLTVSILCLSTSEIEAEKSGWNVDPNTQYHIQTDEGPERYFRFQTLNGQYRKEKRLLDGTVIGTEGWLDPLGYLRLKDYIADDNGFRILRSKMIYVGKNRPIYDAVTEAKRVPPQTGILVQPSRPPNPFRQPEREHVVPLVGNDINSDYYASTTIKPEADYSPAVSKSNNYYYNPNRASSSSDLGNLNNYSRNTYQNFPVARNEHLKPSFQLPTATSRSSPTAYPQFDGTYNTANGFQYYLKRQYHEEEQDSSGANVGSFGYIDPFGIRRVIYFKTDPQTGRFLHQKNNKYVGFESTPYDLSLPNTYRRNSRSTT, encoded by the exons ATGCTTTTTTGGATATTAAGCTGTCTGAACCTGTTAACG GTTTCCATCTTGTGTTTGTCTACGAGCGAAATAGAAGCTGAAAAAAGTGGTTGGAACGTTGATCCAAATACGCAATATCATATTCAAACCGACGAAGGACCTGAAAGGTACTTTCGTTTCCAAACATTAAATGGACAATACAGGAAGGAGAAAAGATTATTGGATGGCACAGTTATCGGCACAGAAGGCTGGCTAGACCCTCTTGGATATTTACGACTTAAAGATTACATAGCTGACGATAACGGATTTCGAATTCTCAG GTCGAAAATGATTTATGTGGGTAAAAACAGACCTATTTACGATGCTGTAACGGAAGCAAAAAGAGTACCTCCTCAAACTGGAATTCTTGTACAACCATCACGTCCACCAAATCCTTTCAG ACAACCAGAAAGAGAACACGTTGTTCCTTTAGTTGGTAACGATATAAATTCAGATTATTATGCCAGCACCACTATTAAACCCGAAGCTGATTATTCTCCTGCTGTATCTAAGTCTAACAATTACTACTACAATCCAAATCGAGCAAGTTCTTCGTCCGATCTTGGCAATTTAAACAACTATTCTCGAAATACCTATCAGAATTTTCCTGTTGCTCGAAATGAACATCTGAAACCAAGCTTTCAATTACCAACGGCCACATCACGAAGTAGTCCAACGGCATATCCTCAATTCGATGGAACATACAACACTGCTAACGGATTCCAATATTATTTGAAAAGGCAGTATCACGAAGAGGAACAAGATTCAAGTGGAGCAAACGTCGGTTCTTTTGGTTACATCGACCCGTTTGGTATTAGAAGGGTAATATATTTCAAAACAGATCCGCAAACTGGTAGATTTCTCCAtcagaaaaataacaaatacgTAGGATTTGAATCAACTCCGTATGATCTATCGTTACCTAATACGTACAGACGTAACTCAAGATCCACAACGTAA
- the LOC100649166 gene encoding uncharacterized protein LOC100649166 isoform X2, protein MLLLFLLVVSILCLSTSEIEAEKSGWNVDPNTQYHIQTDEGPERYFRFQTLNGQYRKEKRLLDGTVIGTEGWLDPLGYLRLKDYIADDNGFRILRSKMIYVGKNRPIYDAVTEAKRVPPQTGILVQPSRPPNPFRQPEREHVVPLVGNDINSDYYASTTIKPEADYSPAVSKSNNYYYNPNRASSSSDLGNLNNYSRNTYQNFPVARNEHLKPSFQLPTATSRSSPTAYPQFDGTYNTANGFQYYLKRQYHEEEQDSSGANVGSFGYIDPFGIRRVIYFKTDPQTGRFLHQKNNKYVGFESTPYDLSLPNTYRRNSRSTT, encoded by the exons ATGCTGCTGTTATTCCTACTCGTG GTTTCCATCTTGTGTTTGTCTACGAGCGAAATAGAAGCTGAAAAAAGTGGTTGGAACGTTGATCCAAATACGCAATATCATATTCAAACCGACGAAGGACCTGAAAGGTACTTTCGTTTCCAAACATTAAATGGACAATACAGGAAGGAGAAAAGATTATTGGATGGCACAGTTATCGGCACAGAAGGCTGGCTAGACCCTCTTGGATATTTACGACTTAAAGATTACATAGCTGACGATAACGGATTTCGAATTCTCAG GTCGAAAATGATTTATGTGGGTAAAAACAGACCTATTTACGATGCTGTAACGGAAGCAAAAAGAGTACCTCCTCAAACTGGAATTCTTGTACAACCATCACGTCCACCAAATCCTTTCAG ACAACCAGAAAGAGAACACGTTGTTCCTTTAGTTGGTAACGATATAAATTCAGATTATTATGCCAGCACCACTATTAAACCCGAAGCTGATTATTCTCCTGCTGTATCTAAGTCTAACAATTACTACTACAATCCAAATCGAGCAAGTTCTTCGTCCGATCTTGGCAATTTAAACAACTATTCTCGAAATACCTATCAGAATTTTCCTGTTGCTCGAAATGAACATCTGAAACCAAGCTTTCAATTACCAACGGCCACATCACGAAGTAGTCCAACGGCATATCCTCAATTCGATGGAACATACAACACTGCTAACGGATTCCAATATTATTTGAAAAGGCAGTATCACGAAGAGGAACAAGATTCAAGTGGAGCAAACGTCGGTTCTTTTGGTTACATCGACCCGTTTGGTATTAGAAGGGTAATATATTTCAAAACAGATCCGCAAACTGGTAGATTTCTCCAtcagaaaaataacaaatacgTAGGATTTGAATCAACTCCGTATGATCTATCGTTACCTAATACGTACAGACGTAACTCAAGATCCACAACGTAA